CCCCGCCATCCGTCCGGAGAAGGGGCTGCTGGCCCTGCGCTCCGGCATGGGGCTGTACGCGAACCTTCGCCCCGCCCAGCTGATTCCTCAGCTGCGCAGGGCCTGCCCCCTCCGACCGGACATTGTGGACCGGGGCATCGACTTCATGGTGGTGCGGGAGCTGATCGGCGGGGCCTACTTCGGCGAGCACAAGACCTGGGAGGAAAACGGCGAGACTGCGGCCTCCGACCTCATGATCTACCGGGAGCATGAAATCCGCCGCATCCTCCGGGTGGGCTTTGAGACCGCCATGAAGCGCGGCCGGCGCATGTGCTCTGTGGATAAGGCTAACGTCTTGGACAGCTCCAAGCTCTGGCGTAGGCTGGTGAACGAGATGGCGGCGGAGTATCCGGAGGTGGAGCTGCGGCATATGTATGTGGACAACTGCGCCATGCAGCTGGTCCGGGACCCCAGCCAGTTCGACGTGATTGTGACGGAGAACCTCTTTGGAGACATCCTCTCCGACGAGGCCAGCCAGATTACCGGCTCCATCGGCATGCTGCCCTCCGCCAGCTTAGGCGACGGGACCCGGGGCCTCTATGAGCCGATTCACGGCTCCGCGCCGGACATTGCCGGGCAGGACAAGGCAAACCCCATCGGCATGATCCTGGCTGCGGCCATGATGCTGCGCTACAGCCTGGACATGCCCGCCGAGGCGGACGCAGTAGAGGCCGCCGTCAACACCGCGTTGGAGAGCGGCCTGAGGACCGGTGATATCCTGGAGCCGGGAAAGACGGCCGTGGGCTGCGCTGGCATGGGACAGGCAATTGCCGCCAATCTCTAAGGGATACTCTGGGGCGTGCCGGCGGCACGCCCCAGAGCGCCCCCTGAGGGAGCCGTGGGAAGACAGATATTCTCCCTTTTGGACTGATTTTTGGGGAAAAGAAATCTCCCTCCATCTATTCGACGGGGGGAGATTCGCTCCAAATCACACAGGCCGATCAACGATCGTTTATCATCTTATGAAGTTACTACCGGTTTTCCTTCTTTATCCAGCAATGGGGTAAATCCCGCCGCATTTCCATTTCTATGAAAGACATAATTTACACCAGTTTGTGTATCGACCCAAATTTCAATCACATCAATAGTGCCTTGCTGATAAGTCTTCTTAAAACGCTCCATAGGGCTTCCTCCTTTTAAATGAAATGGTACTCATACTTTTTCATAGTCTTATATCTTCCGAATTTACTTTATCATATCTTTCTGCTGTAATCAACGCATCGTGAAATTGAAAAAGCCATCAGTCCAAATGTAAAAAGGGAGCAGGTATTTTTTCTCTTGCATTTTCCAGTTGGCTCTGGTATAATACATTTTAAATGCGGCTGTAGTTCATCGGTAGAACGGCAGCTTCCCAAGCTGCATAGGTGGGTTCGACTCCCATCAGCCGCTCCACGCCGGAGCAAGCGTCATGATCGCTTGCTCCGGCTTATTTTATAAGCCAGAGCGCGCTCATTTTACGGCTCCTCCTTTCAAATCGAACCCGCTGCCGCTGGGCTTCGATTTGGTTTTGGGTGTGAAACTGGGGGGCGGCATCAATACTGTTACGATATTCCACGTCGGAGCAAAGTCCGCTTTGTTCCGACGTCTTTTTTTCAAGAAGAGCGTCATCCGCTGCTTCTTCTCTTTCGCGAAGGGCGTACTCCCGCCGTCTGTTTGCTTGCAGGCGCGCTTATGACAGCTCTGGTCGCTATCACCGCTGACTCTGTGCCATTCTCCGGCGATGGACGGCTTTGAATTTTACAGTGTCAACCACACCGCCGGACGAAAATCCGGTTCGGTGGGCCACTGAAATATCTGCGCATGATGGAAGGAGATTTGGATTGCGGCCTCTATCTGCTTGGCCATGGGATTTACTCTGTGGACGCATGCTTGATACCTTTTCTGCCATCATGCCGTTGGACAGCATGTGTGCTGCCTTCCGTTGTAGAGCGGATTAGAACGTCGACTTCTTTTGACGCTTATGGTAATATAAACTCACAATATGGATCAGGGTGGTGTTTTTGTGATTCTATTCAAAATGGTTCGCTATCATCAAAAAAAGTATCCGTCTTATATTCCGCTCCATTTAGAAGAAGTCGCCGGACACTTTGATGTGAAACGTGTTTTCCCAACGTTACCCTACTCCCTCCATACAGAATATAGTTATGGAAAACGGACTTTTCAGAGTGAACTGATTCAAAAATATCCTGAAATTGTACGAGCAAATCAGGATGGAATTCCCCAGCTTTGGAAAAATGAGGTATGGGCGGAATCGTTTGCTGCGTTTTTGATGAAACTGACCAAGAACATGCCGGCACCAAGCGTCATTGAGATTCATCCTCCGTTTCATGATTATGTAGGTTCTATGAGAGAATTTATTGAAATATATCAAGTCTTTGAAACTCAGATCAAAAGCAGATGGCAGGAAACTGATATTCTCATTGAAAACCGCTGCGGATCGAGATATCGCGGCGGACGGTTTCTTATTTCAACAGCGCCCCAGATCAAAGAGCTTTGCGCATGGATTGAATCGGAGCATTTAAAGCTTCGCATTGCATTCGATATTCCGCAGCTATACACTGCACATCAGGTGACGCCCAAAAGAAGCTATGAAATTTGCGCGCTATTAGAGGAATTAAAAGAGATACGGCAATATATTGGCGGCGTTCATATATGGGGGAAGCGCACTTCCCACAGCAGACGCATCTCACATTGCGGGGATTTAAATACATACTTTAACAATGATATGCAGTTAAAGGCGGCCTTTCTGGATTCTTTAGGGCGGCTTTTTGGTGACAACCAAGTTAGAAATTTAGTTTTGGAGGTCAATAGTCACAGTGAGGATTTATGCTCCATCATTGAAGATTTGAACAAAGCCGGGGTTTCATACGTTTGACAAGCGGCATGATGGATTCGGACGATTACCCCTTGGGGCGGGGGGCCACTGGATGCCTGACTCCCGGATGTCCAGATTGGGTTATCCAGACAGGACGGAGAGAGATTGCCGCTCCTCCCTTAAAATAAACGCAGCGTCGTAAAATAGAGACGTGCTGCGGCGCAAAGAGTCCCTGCGCCGCAGTCACACAGCCTGCCGCAAGCGGTTCGCCGCTTGCGGCGGTTTTTCGCTGTTAAGATGGGCAGATGGCGCGAGACTCTGCGCGCGGGACAGACGACAGATACAAATGCGAAATGTTACAGCTCTGTTTTTGCAAGTTTGCCACGATTCTACAATCCGTGCGTTTTTTTCAGAATATGATAGAAATGCCTGCCTGTACAAGCAATGAACGCCCCCAAAGAGGCAACCTGCTGCGCATTTTCTTTACAGGAGTGTGACATCAGAAAGGATTCTGAAAGACGAGTTATAGAAAAAATGTCCAAAATTGTCCAAGTTTGTCGAAACTACTGTAAAAAGAAGAGAAATATAATAAAATAAGGTATGTATGACAGAAAGGGGAGGACTCCGGATGAAGGAGATCAAGCAAATCGTCGCAAGGATCAGCGGGCACCGGAACCGGGAGTGCTATACGATTCTGTGTTACGCGGTGGAAGCGGCTCGCCATTATCAGCCCCAAGAGCCCAAAATGAAGGTCATTTTGGCAGATGTTGTGGACATGATGGAGGAGAAAAAAGAACTGAGCACGCTTTCCAAGGCCTTGTCTCGAGTTGCAGCGGACATTTGGGAGCATGGGGACCATCAAGAGCTCTGGAAAGTGTTCGGCCGTCAGACCGTGGACCCGCCCACGCCGAAGGAGCTGGTGTTTCGTCTGGCTGAATACGTATGGAGAGAGTCGGGGACACCGGAACAGCAGATTGCCTACCGGCGGTGGCAGAGTGCAGCGGGGGCTGGCTACGGCATTATCGCCAAAATTCAAGAGCCTGAGTATCATGTGGTGACAAGTCCCATCACAAAGGATTTAGACACGGTGGAGCGGCTTGTCCAACGGCTCAACCAGGAGCAGACTCCGGTCAGGGTCTTTGAAGAGCGGTATCTTCTCGGCAATTTGCTGGATCTGATGAAAAATTAACGTCAAAACAAGAAGAGGGCCAACGGCTGCGGCGCGCAAAGCATTGCGGCCGTTAGCTTTTTTTGACCTGGAATCTATGTTACAACTAAAAACAAATTTTTAATTACATATTAAAAATAAAAGCGCAAAAAATAAAGGGTTTGAAATCCAGAACTTGACTGCTTTGTTACAGTCGCGTTACAAAATATGATACACGATTGACTTTGTGGTTGACGCCGTGATATATTCATCGTGCGGAACGGAGTACTGGATGGTCCATCCCGGCACAGATACGGGGTCGGCTAGCCACGGTATGTGCGCCGGAAAAAGACCCGACAGCACAACGTTTCGACAAAAATGGCG
This genomic window from Pusillibacter faecalis contains:
- the leuB gene encoding 3-isopropylmalate dehydrogenase, giving the protein MEKKIAVIRGDGIGPEIMTQALAVLDAVAEKFGHTFRYAEAPMGGNAIDAFGVPLPDASLQTCLESDAALLSAVGGPKWDTIDPAIRPEKGLLALRSGMGLYANLRPAQLIPQLRRACPLRPDIVDRGIDFMVVRELIGGAYFGEHKTWEENGETAASDLMIYREHEIRRILRVGFETAMKRGRRMCSVDKANVLDSSKLWRRLVNEMAAEYPEVELRHMYVDNCAMQLVRDPSQFDVIVTENLFGDILSDEASQITGSIGMLPSASLGDGTRGLYEPIHGSAPDIAGQDKANPIGMILAAAMMLRYSLDMPAEADAVEAAVNTALESGLRTGDILEPGKTAVGCAGMGQAIAANL
- a CDS encoding DUF6440 family protein translates to MERFKKTYQQGTIDVIEIWVDTQTGVNYVFHRNGNAAGFTPLLDKEGKPVVTS
- a CDS encoding sporulation initiation factor Spo0A C-terminal domain-containing protein, which produces MKEIKQIVARISGHRNRECYTILCYAVEAARHYQPQEPKMKVILADVVDMMEEKKELSTLSKALSRVAADIWEHGDHQELWKVFGRQTVDPPTPKELVFRLAEYVWRESGTPEQQIAYRRWQSAAGAGYGIIAKIQEPEYHVVTSPITKDLDTVERLVQRLNQEQTPVRVFEERYLLGNLLDLMKN